From the Billgrantia sulfidoxydans genome, one window contains:
- a CDS encoding ATP-grasp domain-containing protein, with amino-acid sequence MKRNIFVVALEDQQRQELETLRHSEKVKVHSLLSVKEAVESPNFSFNALLDEARSKLESFYGSVDAIVAQWDFPTSVMVPILCREYDIPSPSVESVLKCEHKYWSRLEQQKVVPEVVPEFCGVDPFAEDPLSQVSLKYPFWIKPVKAFSSHLGFKIENDEQFHAAIKEIREGIRQLGDPFNEALNHAELPPEIQHMDGNSCIAEQLVAGVQGAPEGTVYRGEFNVHGIISQPSTEMSDAPYDRIEYPSHLPEPVHRQMIEVSRKFLEHIGYDNGCFNAEFLWDESQDKLWLIEVNTRISQSHSEIFIMVDGMSNHEVAVDIALGERPSLANRLGEHAVAAKCFIPYKHEDGIVRRVPSREEIEALADRFPGTKVRIDVQPGDRLGELMHQDSFSYRLGTLYVAGEDHEQVDQRYKACLEALQFEIEPIQ; translated from the coding sequence ATGAAGCGGAATATCTTTGTCGTGGCGCTGGAAGACCAGCAGCGCCAGGAGCTGGAAACTCTACGGCATTCGGAAAAGGTCAAGGTGCACAGCCTGTTGTCGGTCAAGGAGGCTGTCGAGTCGCCCAACTTTTCGTTCAATGCCCTGTTGGATGAGGCACGTAGCAAGCTCGAGTCGTTTTATGGCTCCGTAGACGCCATTGTGGCCCAGTGGGACTTTCCCACGAGTGTGATGGTCCCGATCCTGTGCCGGGAGTACGACATCCCCTCGCCTTCGGTGGAGAGCGTGCTCAAGTGCGAACACAAGTACTGGAGCCGGCTCGAGCAGCAGAAGGTCGTTCCCGAAGTGGTACCGGAATTTTGTGGCGTCGATCCGTTCGCGGAGGACCCGCTCTCTCAGGTCTCTCTGAAGTACCCGTTCTGGATCAAGCCGGTCAAGGCGTTCTCCTCGCACCTGGGGTTCAAGATCGAGAACGACGAGCAGTTTCATGCAGCCATCAAGGAGATTCGCGAAGGCATCCGTCAGCTGGGCGACCCCTTCAACGAGGCGCTGAATCATGCCGAGTTGCCCCCGGAAATCCAGCACATGGACGGCAATTCCTGTATCGCCGAGCAACTCGTCGCAGGCGTGCAGGGCGCTCCGGAGGGGACCGTTTATCGCGGTGAATTCAACGTGCACGGCATCATTTCCCAGCCCAGCACGGAGATGAGCGATGCGCCTTACGACCGTATCGAATACCCCAGCCACCTGCCGGAGCCCGTCCACCGTCAGATGATCGAGGTCTCCAGGAAGTTTCTCGAGCATATCGGCTACGACAATGGCTGCTTCAACGCCGAGTTCCTCTGGGATGAGTCGCAAGACAAGCTGTGGCTGATCGAGGTCAACACGCGTATCTCCCAGTCCCACAGCGAGATATTCATCATGGTCGACGGCATGTCGAACCATGAGGTGGCCGTCGATATCGCGCTGGGTGAGCGGCCCTCCCTGGCCAACCGCCTGGGCGAGCATGCCGTCGCCGCCAAGTGCTTCATCCCCTACAAGCACGAGGATGGTATCGTCCGGCGAGTTCCGAGCCGTGAGGAGATCGAGGCGCTTGCCGATCGCTTTCCCGGGACCAAGGTGCGGATCGATGTGCAGCCGGGCGATCGATTGGGCGAGCTGATGCACCAGGACAGCTTTAGCTACCGCCTGGGAACCCTCTATGTTGCGGGTGAGGATCACGAACAGGTCGATCAGCGCTACAAGGCTTGCCTGGAGGCGCTCCAGTTCGAGATCGAACCCATTCAATGA
- a CDS encoding CocE/NonD family hydrolase: MSVVDSFPYQVREIENVFIPMRDGAQLAARIWLPEEAERTPLPAIMEYIPYRKRDITRGRDAANHAYLAGHGYVCVRVDMRGSGDSDGVLTDEYTQQEQEDGVDAIAWLAEQPWCDGNVGMMGISWGGFNSLQVAAKQPPALKAIISICSSDDLYADNMHYMGGCLLGDNLSEATVMFAFNTLPPDPQIVGNRWRDMWFDRMENSGLWLEQWIEHQRRSAYWSTSSVNEYYSAIQCPVYAIGGWADGFTNTVLRLMQHLEVPRKGLIGPWGHKYPHQGIPGPAIGFLQESLRWWDYWLKGKDTGIMDEPMLRAWEQHSVPPDTSYDERPGRWIGEASWPSDNISMRRYGLGPYTIAMGEGHGGPHQQEGHESALALQSPISVGQSAGKWCSYAATPDLPGDQREEDGGSLIFSSRQLAEPLEIFGMPMVEFELSCDKPQAMLAVRLSDVAPDGKSTRVTYGLLNLSHRDSDADPEPLVPHRRYRVRIPMNGIAQCFPVGHQLRLSVSTSYWPLAWLPPEPAQVDIYPDSCALVLPERTPGEEDTRLPDFDEPEEAPPLETHTFSASEHNWLLHRDLATKESTLEVINDQGHFRIEDIGTEVRRSTREWYSTVNDDFTSARGETYTERSFKRDDWNVEIYTRSILSCDESNFFVHAQLDAYEDDYRVFSKNWEKVIPRDHM; this comes from the coding sequence GTGAGTGTCGTAGACTCGTTTCCCTACCAGGTTCGCGAGATAGAGAACGTCTTCATCCCGATGCGTGACGGGGCTCAGCTGGCAGCCAGGATCTGGCTGCCGGAGGAGGCCGAGCGCACGCCGCTGCCGGCAATCATGGAGTACATCCCCTACCGCAAGCGCGATATCACCCGCGGGCGGGATGCCGCCAACCATGCCTACCTGGCCGGACACGGCTATGTCTGTGTCCGGGTCGACATGCGCGGCAGCGGCGATTCGGACGGCGTGCTCACCGACGAGTACACCCAGCAGGAACAGGAGGATGGCGTCGATGCCATCGCCTGGCTCGCCGAGCAGCCCTGGTGCGACGGCAATGTCGGCATGATGGGTATCTCCTGGGGTGGCTTCAACAGCCTGCAGGTGGCGGCCAAGCAGCCGCCGGCGCTCAAGGCGATCATCAGCATCTGCTCGAGCGACGATCTCTATGCCGACAACATGCACTACATGGGCGGCTGCCTGCTCGGCGACAACCTGTCCGAGGCGACCGTGATGTTCGCCTTCAATACCCTGCCGCCAGACCCTCAGATCGTCGGCAACCGCTGGCGCGACATGTGGTTCGACCGCATGGAGAACAGCGGGCTGTGGCTCGAGCAGTGGATCGAGCACCAGCGTCGCAGCGCCTATTGGTCCACCAGCTCGGTCAACGAGTACTACTCGGCGATCCAGTGTCCGGTCTATGCCATTGGCGGCTGGGCAGACGGCTTCACCAATACCGTGCTGCGCCTAATGCAGCATCTGGAAGTGCCGCGCAAAGGATTGATCGGGCCCTGGGGCCACAAGTACCCCCATCAGGGTATCCCCGGGCCGGCCATCGGCTTTCTACAGGAATCGCTGCGCTGGTGGGATTACTGGCTCAAGGGCAAGGACACCGGCATCATGGACGAACCCATGCTGCGTGCCTGGGAGCAACACAGCGTGCCGCCGGACACCTCGTACGACGAGCGTCCCGGCCGCTGGATAGGTGAGGCGAGCTGGCCGTCCGACAATATCAGCATGCGGCGCTACGGCCTGGGTCCCTATACCATCGCCATGGGCGAGGGGCATGGCGGCCCCCATCAGCAGGAGGGGCATGAAAGCGCGCTGGCGCTGCAGTCTCCCATCAGCGTGGGGCAGTCGGCGGGCAAATGGTGCTCCTATGCCGCCACGCCGGACCTGCCTGGCGACCAGCGCGAGGAGGATGGCGGTTCGTTGATTTTCAGCAGCCGCCAGCTGGCCGAGCCGCTCGAGATCTTCGGCATGCCGATGGTGGAGTTCGAGCTCTCCTGCGACAAGCCGCAGGCGATGCTGGCCGTGCGTCTCTCCGACGTGGCGCCGGATGGCAAGTCGACCCGCGTCACCTATGGCCTGCTCAACCTGTCGCATCGTGACAGCGACGCCGATCCCGAGCCGCTGGTGCCGCATCGGCGCTATCGGGTGCGCATCCCGATGAACGGCATCGCCCAGTGCTTTCCGGTTGGTCACCAGCTGCGCCTGTCGGTCTCGACCTCCTACTGGCCGCTGGCCTGGCTGCCGCCGGAGCCGGCCCAGGTGGACATCTACCCGGACAGCTGCGCGCTGGTGTTGCCGGAGCGAACGCCGGGCGAGGAGGATACGCGGCTGCCCGACTTCGACGAGCCCGAGGAGGCCCCGCCGCTGGAGACCCATACCTTCTCCGCCAGCGAGCACAACTGGTTGCTGCATCGCGACCTGGCGACCAAGGAGTCGACCCTGGAAGTCATCAACGACCAGGGGCACTTCCGCATCGAGGACATCGGTACCGAGGTGCGCCGCAGTACTCGGGAGTGGTACAGCACCGTCAACGACGACTTCACCTCGGCGCGCGGCGAGACCTATACCGAGCGCTCCTTCAAGCGCGACGACTGGAACGTGGAAATCTACACGCGCAGCATCCTGAGCTGCGACGAGAGCAATTTCTTCGTCCACGCTCAGCTCGATGCCTATGAAGACGACTACCGGGTCTTTTCCAAGAACTGGGAGAAGGTGATTCCCCGCGATCACATGTAG
- a CDS encoding ferritin-like domain-containing protein, with protein sequence MGTEPQTPKHLEDWLRDAHAMEKQAEKMLEAQASRLEHYPQLKARIEQHLSETRGQAEKIEQCISLLGSDLSTVKDLGGKLTAFGQAMGGMMASDEVVKGGLASYAFEHFEIASYKALIQAAEKASKPEIARICEDILREEEAMAEWLGQHLDATTRQFLERSEDGDLRAKT encoded by the coding sequence ATGGGCACCGAACCGCAGACTCCCAAGCACCTGGAAGACTGGCTGCGCGATGCACATGCCATGGAGAAGCAGGCGGAGAAGATGCTGGAAGCCCAGGCCAGCCGCCTGGAGCACTACCCACAGCTCAAGGCACGCATCGAGCAACACCTGAGCGAGACACGCGGCCAGGCGGAGAAGATCGAACAGTGCATCTCGCTGCTCGGTAGCGACCTGTCCACCGTGAAGGACCTCGGCGGCAAGCTGACAGCCTTCGGCCAGGCCATGGGCGGCATGATGGCCAGTGACGAAGTGGTCAAGGGCGGCCTCGCCAGCTACGCCTTCGAGCATTTCGAAATCGCCAGCTACAAGGCGTTGATCCAGGCGGCGGAGAAGGCCTCCAAGCCGGAAATTGCCCGCATCTGCGAGGATATCCTCAGGGAAGAGGAAGCCATGGCCGAATGGCTCGGCCAGCATCTCGACGCGACCACGCGCCAGTTCCTGGAGCGCTCGGAGGACGGCGACCTGCGCGCCAAGACCTGA
- a CDS encoding general stress protein: MAQRNQNPGNFANDPKKASEAGHKGGQRSSGNFANDPQKASQAGQKGGQHSGGNFANDPQKASQAGQKGGQHSGGNFANDRQKASEAGRKGGKNS, encoded by the coding sequence ATGGCACAGCGCAACCAGAATCCCGGAAACTTCGCCAACGATCCCAAGAAGGCCTCAGAAGCCGGCCACAAGGGTGGTCAGCGTAGCAGCGGCAACTTCGCCAACGACCCACAGAAGGCCTCCCAGGCCGGCCAGAAAGGCGGCCAGCACAGCGGTGGCAACTTCGCCAATGACCCGCAGAAGGCCTCCCAGGCCGGCCAGAAAGGCGGCCAGCACAGCGGTGGCAACTTCGCCAACGATCGTCAGAAGGCCTCCGAGGCGGGGCGCAAGGGCGGCAAGAACAGCTGA
- a CDS encoding LuxR C-terminal-related transcriptional regulator, with product MAFAQKFIVADDHPLFRAALTQALRQLAPQAEIVESDTMEATCEVVTRHPDADLILLDLHMPGAHGFSGLIQLRGQTPDIPVAVVSGSDEPHVVRRAIDYGASGFIPKSSSLQLIAEAVGEILDGEVWLPQELADALGDANEEETRFAEAIASLTPQQFRVLNMLTEGLLNKQIAYELNVSEATIKAHVTAILRKLGVHSRTQAVIAAQKLEVEPPKVES from the coding sequence ATGGCCTTTGCCCAGAAATTCATCGTTGCCGATGACCATCCGCTGTTCCGTGCAGCGCTGACGCAGGCACTGCGCCAGCTGGCGCCCCAGGCCGAGATCGTCGAGTCCGACACCATGGAGGCCACCTGCGAGGTCGTCACGCGCCACCCCGATGCCGACCTGATTCTGCTCGACCTGCATATGCCGGGTGCCCATGGTTTTTCGGGCCTGATCCAGCTGCGTGGCCAGACCCCCGACATTCCGGTGGCGGTGGTGTCCGGCAGCGACGAACCCCATGTGGTGCGTCGTGCCATCGATTACGGGGCCTCGGGCTTCATCCCCAAGTCCTCTTCGTTGCAGCTGATCGCCGAGGCGGTGGGCGAGATCCTCGACGGCGAGGTGTGGCTGCCCCAGGAGCTGGCCGATGCCCTGGGCGATGCCAACGAGGAGGAGACCCGCTTCGCCGAGGCCATCGCCTCGCTGACGCCGCAGCAGTTCCGTGTGCTCAACATGCTCACCGAAGGCCTGCTCAACAAGCAGATCGCCTATGAGCTGAACGTCTCCGAGGCCACCATCAAGGCCCATGTCACCGCTATTCTGCGCAAGCTGGGCGTGCACTCACGCACCCAGGCGGTCATCGCGGCGCAGAAGCTCGAGGTGGAGCCGCCCAAGGTCGAATCCTAG